From a single Lactococcus carnosus genomic region:
- the glpO gene encoding type 1 glycerol-3-phosphate oxidase translates to MIEFSKSTRQDNLDKMAKDTLDLLIIGGGITGAGVALQAAASGIKTGLIEMQDFSEGTSSRSTKLVHGGIRYLKTFDVEVVSDTVKERAIVQQIAPHIPKPDPMLLPIYDDEGPTTFDMFSVKIAMDLYDQLAGVKGTKYENYTLNAKEVLEREPYIKKEGLQGAGVYLDFRNNDARLVIENIKQAAADGAYLASKVKATGFLYKDNKIVGVKARDLLTGKTLEIYAKVVINTSGPWVDKIRNLNFTRAVIPQMRPTKGVHLVVDAKKLPVPQPTYFDTQKHDGRMVFAIPRENKTYFGTTDTDYDGNYTDPKVTQDDVDYLLDVINKRYPDANLTIHDIESSWAGLRPLLMGNAGSDYNGGDNGSLSDHSFDKVLNIIGAFKQNQASRTDVEDVLNHLENSRGEKELSPSQISRGSSLEREADDLISLSGGKITDYRKMAEGAIELIKKILSDDFSQTYTDINSKEYAVSGGDFDPAKVEETVSENAAVGVSTGLSSEDAHYIADFYGTNALTIFKFVKDFPAYDQLSVAESAMLRYAMVAEMTLTPSDYLMRRTNHILFQRDRLDVIKHPVLAAMADYYAWTEDEKAEYLVELNRVINTSDLKELKAGAN, encoded by the coding sequence ATGATAGAATTTTCAAAATCAACACGTCAAGATAATCTAGACAAGATGGCGAAAGACACCCTCGATTTACTGATTATAGGTGGCGGTATTACTGGGGCAGGTGTTGCCTTACAAGCAGCAGCATCAGGTATTAAAACGGGTTTGATAGAGATGCAAGACTTTTCAGAAGGGACATCTTCACGCTCAACTAAGTTAGTTCATGGTGGGATTCGCTATTTGAAAACATTTGACGTAGAAGTCGTGTCAGATACCGTAAAAGAAAGAGCAATCGTCCAACAAATCGCACCACATATTCCAAAACCTGATCCGATGTTGCTACCGATTTATGATGATGAAGGACCTACGACCTTCGATATGTTTTCAGTTAAAATTGCCATGGACCTCTATGATCAATTAGCAGGTGTTAAGGGCACAAAGTATGAAAATTATACGCTGAATGCCAAAGAAGTACTAGAGCGTGAACCTTACATCAAAAAAGAAGGCCTTCAAGGTGCGGGTGTTTATCTAGACTTCCGAAATAATGATGCACGTTTGGTCATTGAGAATATTAAGCAAGCAGCAGCAGATGGCGCTTATTTGGCAAGTAAAGTCAAGGCAACTGGCTTCTTATACAAAGATAATAAAATTGTCGGTGTGAAAGCACGTGACTTACTAACTGGTAAAACACTTGAAATCTATGCCAAAGTGGTCATCAATACCAGCGGACCTTGGGTAGATAAAATTCGTAATTTGAACTTTACCCGTGCTGTGATCCCTCAAATGAGACCAACTAAAGGGGTTCATTTGGTGGTAGATGCTAAAAAATTACCAGTCCCACAGCCAACTTATTTTGATACACAAAAACATGATGGCCGGATGGTCTTTGCCATTCCAAGGGAAAATAAAACCTACTTTGGGACAACAGATACTGATTATGACGGGAATTATACAGATCCTAAGGTTACCCAGGATGATGTTGACTATTTACTGGATGTCATTAATAAACGCTATCCCGATGCGAATCTGACAATCCATGACATCGAAAGCTCATGGGCTGGCTTACGTCCGTTATTAATGGGCAATGCTGGCTCTGACTATAACGGTGGCGATAATGGTAGTTTGTCAGACCATAGCTTTGATAAGGTCCTCAATATCATCGGTGCCTTTAAACAAAATCAAGCCAGTCGGACTGATGTAGAAGATGTTTTAAATCATTTAGAAAATTCACGTGGCGAAAAAGAGCTATCTCCTTCACAAATTTCTCGTGGTAGTTCATTAGAACGTGAAGCAGATGATTTAATAAGCTTGTCAGGTGGCAAAATTACAGATTATCGTAAAATGGCTGAGGGTGCAATTGAGCTAATCAAGAAAATTCTGTCTGATGACTTTAGCCAAACCTATACGGATATCAACTCAAAAGAGTATGCTGTATCTGGTGGTGATTTTGATCCTGCTAAAGTGGAAGAAACTGTTAGTGAAAACGCAGCAGTTGGTGTTTCAACTGGTTTATCTAGCGAAGATGCACACTATATTGCAGATTTCTATGGAACGAATGCACTGACAATCTTCAAATTTGTTAAAGACTTTCCAGCTTATGATCAGTTAAGCGTCGCTGAATCAGCTATGTTGCGTTATGCTATGGTTGCTGAAATGACACTCACACCAAGCGATTACCTCATGAGACGGACCAATCATATTCTCTTCCAACGTGATCGTTTGGATGTGATTAAGCATCCAGTATTAGCTGCAATGGCTGACTATTACGCCTGGACAGAAGATGAAAAAGCTGAGTACCTAGTTGAGTTGAATCGTGTGATTAATACGTCAGACTTGAAAGAATTGAAAGCGGGGGCAAACTAA
- a CDS encoding MIP/aquaporin family protein, producing MSADMTQIFSEFIGTAILILLGDGVCAAVNLNKSKAQNSGWIVIAFGWALAVTIAVYVAGINGPAHLNPAVTIAMAVNGSFKASLVLPFIIAQVLGGIVGAVLVWLAYLPHWNETTDKGAILGTFSTGPAIRNYPANFISEVIGTMVLVVGLLAFGANKFADGTNVFAVGGLILAIGLSLGGATGYAINPARDLGPRIAHFILPMKNKGDSDWAYSWVPVVAPIVGGLLAVGLFTFIKK from the coding sequence ATGTCTGCAGATATGACACAAATTTTTAGTGAATTCATTGGTACAGCTATCCTTATTTTATTAGGGGATGGGGTCTGTGCCGCAGTTAATCTAAATAAAAGTAAAGCACAAAATTCAGGGTGGATCGTGATTGCCTTTGGTTGGGCACTCGCTGTAACGATTGCCGTTTATGTAGCGGGGATTAATGGCCCTGCTCATCTCAATCCAGCAGTGACCATCGCCATGGCTGTAAATGGTAGTTTCAAAGCAAGCTTAGTTCTACCTTTCATCATCGCACAAGTATTAGGTGGTATTGTTGGTGCAGTTCTTGTTTGGTTAGCTTATCTACCACATTGGAATGAAACAACTGACAAAGGGGCAATTCTTGGTACCTTTTCTACCGGACCTGCCATTCGTAACTATCCAGCAAATTTCATCTCAGAAGTTATCGGGACGATGGTCCTTGTCGTAGGCTTACTCGCCTTTGGTGCTAATAAATTTGCTGATGGGACAAACGTCTTCGCAGTTGGTGGCTTAATTTTAGCAATCGGTCTATCACTTGGTGGGGCAACAGGCTATGCAATCAATCCTGCACGAGATTTAGGTCCTAGGATTGCTCACTTTATCCTCCCAATGAAAAATAAAGGGGATTCTGACTGGGCTTATAGCTGGGTACCAGTCGTTGCACCAATCGTTGGTGGCCTCTTAGCAGTTGGCTTATTCACATTTATCAAAAAATAG
- a CDS encoding sensor histidine kinase has product MKTKQLNSKFKISKLLIFSGVYILTTAVVIIFLNQHTTAIDTDNLMVRAYAVSDILKKNPDTKFDESVIVLPTNTDSKAVDNIKNGAKFTRTLTKTDLTITVPNYQEAVLKNYVQITRQRSSDNAVNTIIIIFAASIYLIWIFQLYKSAKKLHQFEIDTIAKIKNIRRSPLTQSYLISENDDKVTTALNHLGETIQHQAESSTPAKKNLYEFIELFEFPIFIYDIKGTIRRSNASFKNEFADTKNLDIFSPYSDVLQFLVNKMLKPGQQERTFYFEHINAYYTVNVRPIQALDHRLMVTMIDVTTYKATTLAHNDFIANVSHDLKTPLAAIAGFADILANDQEKLAPDAAKKFAKHIVKETRRLSKLVADTLEMTRQPKHLKKIKLDLAGQIDDVLTNFELPISEKRLLVTRQYQPKLYFKSNEKHLYAILKNLIENAINYTPDGGKIFIAASKQSDTLLFSISDNGPGLTAIEESRIFERFYRADDTRDSEGTGLGLAIVKKNLAELGGHIDVVSVLGKGTTFTVTF; this is encoded by the coding sequence TTGAAGACGAAACAGCTTAATAGTAAATTTAAGATATCGAAACTCCTGATTTTTTCAGGTGTCTATATCTTAACAACTGCCGTGGTCATTATCTTTCTTAACCAACACACCACTGCGATCGATACAGATAATTTGATGGTGCGTGCCTATGCCGTCTCAGATATTCTAAAGAAAAACCCTGATACAAAATTTGATGAGTCAGTCATTGTGCTACCAACCAATACTGATTCAAAAGCAGTTGATAATATTAAAAATGGCGCAAAATTTACGCGTACATTGACCAAGACAGACCTAACGATTACGGTGCCTAATTATCAAGAAGCCGTCCTTAAAAATTACGTGCAAATCACACGTCAACGCTCTTCAGATAATGCGGTGAATACCATCATCATTATTTTTGCGGCATCGATCTATCTCATCTGGATTTTCCAACTCTATAAGAGTGCTAAGAAATTACATCAGTTTGAAATAGATACCATCGCCAAAATTAAAAATATCCGTCGCAGTCCGCTCACACAAAGTTACTTGATATCTGAAAACGATGATAAAGTAACGACCGCATTGAATCACCTGGGTGAAACGATCCAGCATCAGGCTGAGAGCTCTACACCTGCTAAAAAAAATCTATATGAATTTATTGAACTTTTTGAGTTTCCGATTTTTATCTATGACATAAAAGGCACCATTCGAAGGAGTAATGCCAGTTTTAAAAATGAATTTGCAGATACCAAAAACTTAGATATTTTTAGTCCTTATAGTGATGTCCTACAATTTTTAGTGAATAAAATGCTAAAACCTGGCCAACAGGAACGCACCTTCTATTTTGAGCATATTAATGCCTACTATACGGTTAACGTCCGACCAATCCAAGCACTGGATCATCGCCTCATGGTCACCATGATCGATGTGACGACTTATAAAGCGACAACACTTGCACATAACGACTTTATTGCCAATGTTTCTCATGATCTGAAAACGCCTTTAGCTGCTATCGCTGGCTTTGCTGATATTTTAGCCAATGACCAAGAAAAATTAGCACCAGATGCTGCTAAGAAATTCGCCAAGCATATCGTTAAAGAAACAAGACGTCTCTCTAAATTAGTTGCTGACACACTTGAGATGACACGCCAGCCCAAACATCTTAAAAAAATCAAGCTTGATTTAGCTGGTCAAATCGATGATGTGCTGACTAACTTTGAGTTGCCAATTAGCGAAAAAAGACTGCTGGTCACACGACAATATCAGCCTAAGCTCTATTTTAAATCTAACGAAAAACACCTCTATGCGATATTAAAAAATCTGATAGAGAATGCTATCAATTATACACCTGATGGTGGTAAAATATTTATTGCCGCCAGTAAACAGTCGGATACGTTACTCTTCTCTATCTCAGATAATGGTCCTGGGTTAACTGCAATCGAGGAATCCAGAATTTTCGAGCGGTTTTATCGTGCAGACGATACCCGTGACTCTGAAGGGACGGGCTTAGGCCTCGCAATTGTTAAGAAGAACTTGGCTGAGCTTGGTGGTCATATTGATGTTGTCAGTGTCCTCGGTAAGGGAACGACTTTCACGGTCACTTTTTAA